TTAAGGCCAAGCCGCGCAGCACCGGCTGCGATGTTGGTGGGAGAGCCGCCGATATATTTGGCAAAGGAGGCCATGTCCTCCAGACGGCCACCGACCTGCGAACCGTAAAGGTCAACAGACGAGCGCCCGATCGTGATAAGATCAAGTTTTTTCAAAAGGTTCCTCCTTAGCACCGCGCTTTGACGCGGTGTACCTCATGGTGCGGGCAGTTCTGGTCAGAGTGCCGCCAGCTGTCGCCATTCCGCTTCGGCGAGCCTCCTCTGCTCGCTGATGCCGTTACGGAAAGGACGGTCGTGGAATGCCCGTTTCATAAATTTGGATCATAAATTCTATTTTTCCCGTTTTCAATAAAAATATTCAGGCGGTTTTGCGTGCGCCTACAGCGACCGCCAGCGTGATGGCCAGACAGAGAGTGGCCGAAAGCGAGCGGAACGCCCCAAAATCGATCTCGGTGACGGTTAGCAGGGTCGCACCGGATTTTCGGAGTGGGTTAACGGCGGAATCGGAAAGCGCGACAACCGGAATGCCATTGGAGCGGGCGTTTTCAGCCAATTCCAGCGTTTCGGTGGAATAGGGAGAGAAGGTGATCGCTATCAGCGCGTCGTCCTGTGAGATGGCGCTGACGTTGCCTAGCCCGCCGACCGCGCTGTGCAGAACCGCCGGCACCTTCATCTTCTCGAAGGCGTAGGCCAGATAGCTGGCGATGGGAAACGAGCGCCGCAAACCGATGATGTGAACGGTGCGTGCCTTGGCAAGCGCTGAAACCGCCTCATCCAGTTGCCGCGTATCCACCGATTTCAGCAGCATTTCGAGCGAAGAACGGCCAGCCTCCACGAATTCCGCCAGCAGACCGGAAGCACTCTCGTCGCCCTTTTCGCGCAGGTGATCGAGCCGGGTGGCATAATCCGGCCAGCCACCAACATAGGAATCACGGAAGAGCCGCTGCATTTCTGAAAAGCCGGAAAAACCGAGGATCTGGCAGAAGCGCATGAAGGCTGACGGCTGCACGCCGGCCCCCTCGGCCATTTCGGCAACGGTGGAGACAGCAATGCGGTCCTGATTGGAGGCGACATAGTCGGCACATTGCCGCAATCGTTTCGGAAGGCCCTCCGCAACCTGGAGCAATCGCTCCTCGAAAGCCTTCACCGAATCTGGCGCCTCGCTTGCCGTCATTGTTTTCCCTTTGCGACACGTAAAATTGCGGGCACTTTACCTTCAATGGAATTTTTATTCCATCGGGTTTTTAACGGGTCGATCAGGATGCACAGGCGGTCGACAATGCGGCGGTACGACGGTAATTGCAGGATGGCGCAAGAAACGGGTGGAGGCCGATACGCTTTGATGGTTTTCTATAAAGCGTTAGGAGACATGCGATGAACGCCAACATTTCGCTGAACGAAGACATCACCCCCATCGGCTCCGATTATGAAACGGTGCGCGGGGTCATTGAGCTTTTGACGCTGGATTATCGCGAGCAACCTTCCCTCGATGCCATTGCCGCACGGCTCGGTCAGTCACCGACGCAGTTGCAGAAGACCTTTACCCGTTGGGCCGGCCTTTCGCCTAAGGCGTTCTTGCAGGCGGTCACGCTCGATCACGCCAAGAGACTGCTGCGTGAGGAAGACCTGCCGCTGCTGGAAACGTCAATCGAGGTCGGAATGTCCGGCCCCGGACGCCTCCACGATCTGTTTGTCACGCATGAAGCGATGTCGC
This sequence is a window from Agrobacterium tumefaciens. Protein-coding genes within it:
- a CDS encoding MurR/RpiR family transcriptional regulator; the encoded protein is MTASEAPDSVKAFEERLLQVAEGLPKRLRQCADYVASNQDRIAVSTVAEMAEGAGVQPSAFMRFCQILGFSGFSEMQRLFRDSYVGGWPDYATRLDHLREKGDESASGLLAEFVEAGRSSLEMLLKSVDTRQLDEAVSALAKARTVHIIGLRRSFPIASYLAYAFEKMKVPAVLHSAVGGLGNVSAISQDDALIAITFSPYSTETLELAENARSNGIPVVALSDSAVNPLRKSGATLLTVTEIDFGAFRSLSATLCLAITLAVAVGARKTA